The following proteins come from a genomic window of Halorussus halophilus:
- a CDS encoding preprotein translocase subunit Sec61beta, with product MSKNDGGLMSSAGLVRYFDAEDRNAIRIDPKTVVAFGVLFGVMILVLNVVGL from the coding sequence ATGAGCAAGAACGACGGCGGACTGATGTCCAGCGCAGGACTCGTTCGCTACTTCGACGCGGAGGACCGAAACGCCATCCGTATCGACCCCAAGACGGTCGTCGCGTTCGGCGTCCTCTTCGGCGTGATGATTCTGGTGCTGAACGTGGTCGGCCTCTGA
- a CDS encoding phosphotransferase family protein, whose protein sequence is MSNADEELPGPHSRETLRAVVADADTLPDADLLDVTEAESGKNTVYFLTVETATDQHEPDADQHELVLKIGDHHFPEGCRAESVLLGQVAERTDVPVPEVLGNGELGSRDSDTDDSDAAPYFLAERVPGENYEFAPTRLSPESFERVCVEAGRNLGELHAAFPADAFGMLGVEAGAEEMAFVREFADWPTHFETWLAHNAERLEETRFADLAPAIAERAEALADDLRELGPFEPVLTHNDYRLGNVLLDGESGRSQITNAVVDWATPVATTAESELAITDAILIDWPEFDAERQQTLRERLYDGYRETNGDALERDGDFEARRRLYEFGARLRLMVNLEAEMAGRSEREIEARAAEHREVLRDEYHVS, encoded by the coding sequence ATGTCAAACGCTGACGAGGAACTTCCCGGTCCCCACTCCCGCGAGACCCTCCGCGCTGTCGTCGCCGACGCTGACACACTCCCCGACGCCGACCTTCTCGACGTAACCGAGGCCGAGAGCGGCAAGAACACTGTCTACTTTCTCACCGTGGAAACGGCTACAGACCAGCACGAACCTGACGCCGACCAGCACGAACTCGTTCTGAAAATCGGCGACCACCACTTCCCCGAGGGCTGTCGCGCCGAGTCGGTCCTCCTCGGACAGGTCGCCGAGCGAACGGACGTTCCCGTGCCGGAGGTCCTCGGCAATGGCGAACTCGGTTCGAGGGACTCCGACACGGATGATTCCGACGCGGCCCCCTACTTCCTCGCCGAGCGCGTGCCCGGCGAGAACTACGAGTTCGCCCCGACCCGCCTCTCGCCGGAGTCGTTCGAACGCGTCTGCGTCGAGGCCGGACGCAATCTCGGCGAACTCCACGCGGCGTTTCCCGCCGACGCGTTCGGGATGCTCGGCGTCGAAGCAGGTGCCGAGGAGATGGCGTTCGTCCGGGAGTTCGCCGACTGGCCGACTCACTTCGAGACGTGGCTCGCGCACAACGCCGAGCGACTCGAAGAAACCAGATTCGCTGACCTCGCGCCAGCAATCGCGGAGCGCGCGGAAGCGCTGGCCGACGACCTCCGCGAACTGGGACCGTTCGAGCCAGTACTTACGCACAACGACTACCGACTCGGGAACGTGCTGTTGGACGGAGAGAGCGGCCGTTCACAGATTACGAACGCAGTGGTAGACTGGGCGACGCCCGTCGCAACGACCGCAGAGAGCGAACTCGCAATCACCGACGCAATTCTCATCGACTGGCCGGAGTTCGACGCCGAGCGCCAGCAGACGCTCCGGGAACGGCTCTACGACGGCTACCGAGAGACGAACGGCGACGCGCTGGAGCGCGACGGCGACTTCGAGGCTCGCCGCCGACTCTACGAGTTCGGCGCGCGCCTGCGACTGATGGTGAATCTGGAAGCAGAGATGGCCGGACGTTCGGAGCGAGAAATCGAGGCCCGCGCGGCCGAACACCGCGAGGTACTCCGGGACGAGTACCATGTCTCGTAA